A genomic window from Pseudonocardia broussonetiae includes:
- a CDS encoding amidohydrolase family protein: MGNNGSSGAGGVGPVAAHGAAVDVHSHAMPLPLLQTLSDRDLADLGGVADGVVRLDPRVSGVGPRAPLPLARSQYDVDVRVSEMDAVGVDRHAVSLPPFLFCSTAEDRELATGIVAAGNDELATFVADAPDRLLGLGSVPLGWPEAADEARRALDDLGLAGIAIGSRGAGRDLDDPVNDDLWALLSERRTFVFLHPSGVPDPHRQADFWLPQLVGYPMETALAVARMVFGRVLERFPLNLCLAHGGGCLPSLRGRLDMGWERKDVARTTAVKPSELTDRLLYDTAVFSPVLLRRLVEDVGAEHVLLGTDHPFELGDRTPLDTVRAIGLDRSAERAILWDNAAGLLGLQVPH; the protein is encoded by the coding sequence ATGGGGAACAACGGTTCGTCCGGCGCGGGCGGGGTGGGGCCGGTCGCCGCGCACGGCGCGGCGGTCGACGTGCACAGCCACGCGATGCCGCTCCCGCTGCTGCAGACGCTGTCCGACCGCGACCTCGCCGACCTCGGCGGGGTGGCCGACGGGGTGGTCCGGCTCGACCCGAGGGTCAGCGGCGTCGGACCCCGGGCTCCCCTGCCGCTGGCGCGCTCCCAGTACGACGTCGACGTGCGCGTGTCCGAGATGGACGCCGTCGGCGTGGACCGGCACGCGGTCTCGCTGCCCCCGTTCCTGTTCTGCTCCACCGCCGAGGACCGGGAGCTCGCGACCGGCATCGTCGCGGCGGGCAACGACGAGCTCGCGACCTTCGTGGCCGACGCCCCCGACCGGTTGCTCGGGCTCGGCTCCGTACCGCTGGGCTGGCCGGAGGCGGCGGACGAGGCCCGTCGTGCGCTCGACGACCTCGGCCTCGCCGGCATCGCCATCGGCAGCCGCGGCGCCGGCCGCGACCTCGACGATCCGGTGAACGACGACCTCTGGGCGCTGCTGTCCGAGCGGCGGACGTTCGTGTTCCTGCACCCCAGCGGCGTGCCCGACCCGCACCGGCAGGCCGACTTCTGGCTCCCGCAGCTCGTGGGCTACCCGATGGAGACCGCGCTCGCCGTCGCCCGCATGGTGTTCGGCCGCGTCCTGGAGCGCTTCCCGCTCAACCTCTGCCTCGCCCACGGCGGTGGGTGCCTCCCGTCCCTGCGGGGGCGCCTCGACATGGGCTGGGAGCGCAAGGACGTCGCCCGGACGACGGCGGTGAAGCCGAGCGAGCTCACCGACCGGCTCCTCTACGACACGGCGGTGTTCTCCCCCGTGCTGCTGCGCCGGCTCGTCGAGGACGTGGGTGCCGAGCACGTCCTGCTCGGCACCGACCACCCCTTCGAGCTCGGCGACCGGACCCCGCTGGACACCGTCCGGGCGATCGGCCTCGACCGGTCCGCCGAGCGGGCGATCCTGTGGGACAACGCCGCGGGCCTGCTGGGTCTCCAGGTGCCCCACTGA
- a CDS encoding shikimate dehydrogenase family protein: MISGKTTLIAHIGYPTFAFKAPLIYNPWFEKNAIDAVVVPMGVKAEEYRELFPLLFRMSNIRGALVTMPHKVVTCELVDQLTPIAAVAGATNAVLVRDDGSLVGDQFDGAGFVRGVQRKGFPLDGARALVVGNGGVGSPIAASLAAAGIGSIGLFDPHTAASEALAGRLAEHFPDLEIGIGSKDPEGYDLVVNATPLGMNDGDPLPVDVDRIAPSTFVGEVVMKQEITPFLAAARAKGCPIQVGSDMLFEMIPAYLEFFGFGTATPEELRAVSQIPG; encoded by the coding sequence ATGATCAGCGGGAAGACGACTCTGATCGCGCACATCGGCTACCCCACGTTCGCGTTCAAGGCGCCCCTGATCTACAACCCCTGGTTCGAGAAGAACGCCATCGACGCGGTGGTGGTGCCGATGGGTGTGAAGGCCGAGGAGTACCGCGAGCTGTTCCCGCTGCTCTTCCGCATGTCCAACATCCGCGGGGCGCTGGTGACGATGCCGCACAAGGTGGTGACGTGCGAGCTCGTCGACCAGCTCACGCCGATCGCCGCGGTGGCGGGCGCCACCAACGCGGTCCTGGTCCGCGACGACGGGTCGCTGGTGGGCGACCAGTTCGACGGGGCCGGCTTCGTCCGCGGGGTGCAGCGCAAGGGGTTCCCGCTCGACGGCGCGCGCGCGCTCGTCGTGGGCAACGGCGGGGTCGGGTCGCCGATCGCGGCGTCGCTGGCCGCCGCGGGCATCGGCTCCATCGGGCTGTTCGACCCGCACACCGCGGCGTCGGAGGCGCTCGCCGGCCGGCTCGCCGAGCACTTCCCGGACCTGGAGATCGGCATCGGGTCGAAGGACCCCGAGGGCTACGACCTCGTCGTCAACGCCACGCCCCTGGGCATGAACGACGGCGACCCGCTGCCGGTGGACGTCGACCGCATCGCACCGAGCACCTTCGTCGGCGAGGTCGTCATGAAGCAGGAGATCACGCCGTTCCTCGCCGCCGCGCGGGCCAAGGGGTGCCCGATCCAGGTGGGCAGCGACATGCTCTTCGAGATGATCCCGGCCTACCTGGAGTTCTTCGGCTTCGGCACGGCCACACCGGAGGAGCTCCGCGCCGTCTCGCAGATCCCGGGCTGA
- a CDS encoding NAD(P)/FAD-dependent oxidoreductase — protein MSEEQRHRVVVVGGGFGGLNVTKALAHADVDVTVVDRTNHHLFQPLLYQVAAGILPPGLIAPALRGVIRKQKNARALLAEVTDLDLDAHVVRASGPDGRPLELPYDTLVVAGGATHSYFGRDEFARYAPGMKTVEDARHLRDQILLAFEMAELATDPQERAEWLTFVVIGAGPTGVELVGQVAELAHTVLPQDYRAVDTHEARILLLEGAGAVVPPFAPKLQRYTQGRLEAMGVEVRLHSLAVGMDGESVTLKGPDGEETIRTRTRIWAAGVQASPLAAQLAERTGAGTDRAGRIEVNPDCTVPGRPEVFAIGDMVSLDGLPGVAQPAMQEGKYVGKLIKARLAGDERTAPFHYFDKGSMATIGHRAAVADAFGMRFTGVLGYTMWGFVHVLYLIGWGNRLGTVYTWARALTFSHSRGHRIITFEQAHERAFRGPGPVEAPVRGPSRAG, from the coding sequence ATGAGCGAGGAGCAGCGGCACCGGGTCGTCGTCGTCGGCGGCGGCTTCGGTGGTCTCAACGTCACGAAGGCGCTCGCGCACGCGGACGTCGACGTGACGGTGGTGGACCGCACCAACCACCACCTCTTCCAGCCGCTGCTCTACCAGGTGGCGGCCGGGATCCTGCCCCCCGGTCTCATCGCGCCCGCCCTCCGCGGCGTGATCAGGAAGCAGAAGAACGCGCGGGCGCTGCTGGCCGAGGTGACCGACCTGGACCTCGACGCGCACGTGGTGCGGGCGTCGGGCCCCGACGGGCGCCCGCTGGAGCTGCCCTACGACACGCTCGTCGTGGCGGGCGGGGCCACGCACTCCTACTTCGGGCGCGACGAGTTCGCGCGGTACGCGCCGGGGATGAAGACGGTCGAGGACGCCCGGCACCTGCGCGACCAGATCCTGCTGGCGTTCGAGATGGCCGAGCTGGCCACCGACCCGCAGGAGCGCGCGGAGTGGCTCACGTTCGTCGTCATCGGGGCGGGCCCGACCGGGGTGGAGCTCGTCGGGCAGGTCGCGGAACTCGCGCACACGGTGCTGCCGCAGGACTACCGGGCCGTGGACACGCACGAGGCACGGATCCTGCTGCTGGAGGGGGCGGGCGCGGTGGTCCCGCCGTTCGCCCCGAAGCTGCAGCGCTACACGCAGGGGCGGCTGGAGGCGATGGGCGTCGAGGTCCGGCTGCACTCCCTCGCCGTCGGGATGGACGGCGAGTCGGTCACCCTGAAGGGCCCCGACGGGGAGGAGACGATCCGCACGCGCACCCGGATCTGGGCCGCCGGGGTGCAGGCGTCACCGCTGGCGGCGCAGCTCGCCGAGCGCACCGGGGCCGGGACCGACCGCGCCGGGCGCATCGAGGTGAACCCCGACTGCACCGTGCCGGGCCGGCCCGAGGTGTTCGCGATCGGCGACATGGTGTCGCTCGACGGGCTGCCCGGCGTGGCCCAGCCGGCGATGCAGGAGGGCAAGTACGTCGGGAAGCTGATCAAGGCCAGGCTCGCGGGTGACGAGCGAACGGCGCCCTTCCACTACTTCGACAAGGGGTCGATGGCCACCATCGGGCACCGCGCCGCCGTGGCCGACGCCTTCGGGATGAGGTTCACGGGCGTGCTGGGCTACACCATGTGGGGGTTCGTCCACGTGCTCTACCTCATCGGCTGGGGCAACCGCCTCGGCACGGTCTACACGTGGGCGCGCGCCCTGACGTTCTCGCACAGCCGTGGTCACCGGATCATCACGTTCGAGCAGGCCCACGAGCGGGCGTTCCGCGGGCCCGGACCGGTGGAGGCGCCGGTGCGGGGCCCGAGCCGGGCGGGCTGA
- a CDS encoding antibiotic biosynthesis monooxygenase gives MGDAAEPVTVTVARRVAPGREAEFASWCDAVTAAAATFPGHLGAGVLRPSRLGDPWHLVFRFASDRDLRAWDESPQRGRLLAAGEHLVDSTDVQRITGLETWFALPGRTSPAPPRWKMFAVSVCGIYLLQLLFHAAIDPAGLPVALRVLVVSVAVTALMTWLVMPRAARLLQGWLYAPHR, from the coding sequence ATGGGCGACGCGGCCGAGCCGGTGACGGTGACGGTCGCCCGACGGGTCGCGCCGGGACGCGAGGCGGAGTTCGCGTCCTGGTGCGACGCGGTGACGGCCGCGGCGGCGACCTTCCCCGGCCACCTCGGGGCGGGCGTGCTGCGGCCGAGCCGGCTGGGGGACCCGTGGCACCTGGTGTTCCGCTTCGCCTCGGACCGGGACCTGCGCGCGTGGGACGAGTCGCCGCAGCGCGGTCGCCTCCTCGCCGCGGGCGAGCACCTCGTGGACTCCACGGACGTGCAGCGGATCACCGGGTTGGAGACCTGGTTCGCGCTGCCGGGGCGGACGTCACCGGCGCCGCCGAGGTGGAAGATGTTCGCCGTCTCGGTCTGCGGCATCTACCTGCTGCAGCTCCTGTTCCACGCCGCGATCGACCCGGCCGGGCTGCCGGTGGCGCTGCGGGTCCTGGTGGTCTCGGTGGCCGTGACGGCGCTGATGACCTGGCTCGTGATGCCCCGCGCCGCCCGGCTCCTGCAGGGCTGGCTCTACGCGCCACACCGATGA
- a CDS encoding alpha/beta hydrolase family esterase → MRHHYGTAMPEALRLTRSGRLAEAVAVLQNSGGPAGLPSALPTAVADRLRAVMGSGAPRARGGRGRPASPGAGETVRLHHTEAAGTRQFDLYVPPGHTGRPRPLLVMLHGGSQDAADFAAGTGMNALADEHGFLVAYPEQSRSANSGGYWNWFSPADQRAGSGEPSIIAGITARVLAEHGGDPARTYVAGLSAGGAMAEVMAATHPHVYAAVGVHSGLAFGCAHDAMSAFSAMRTGGASRPGADVPLIVVHGDADRLVAPVNAQRLVASRRAGTPTATRVAEPGRRPATLTVVRDPAGSVIAESWTVHGGGHAWAGGDPAGTHTDPQGPDASAAMVAFFLARGR, encoded by the coding sequence ATGCGACACCACTACGGCACCGCCATGCCCGAAGCACTGCGGCTGACCCGCTCCGGACGGCTCGCCGAGGCGGTGGCGGTGCTGCAGAACTCCGGTGGCCCGGCCGGCCTGCCGTCGGCTCTGCCCACCGCCGTGGCCGACCGGCTGCGCGCCGTCATGGGGAGCGGTGCACCCCGGGCCCGCGGCGGCAGGGGCCGACCCGCATCCCCGGGAGCCGGCGAGACCGTGCGGCTCCACCACACCGAGGCCGCCGGCACGCGGCAGTTCGACCTCTACGTCCCGCCCGGTCACACCGGACGGCCGCGCCCGCTCCTGGTGATGCTCCACGGCGGCTCGCAGGACGCCGCCGACTTCGCGGCGGGAACCGGCATGAACGCGCTCGCCGACGAGCACGGGTTCCTGGTCGCCTATCCCGAGCAGTCGCGTTCCGCGAACTCCGGCGGGTACTGGAACTGGTTCTCCCCCGCCGACCAGCGCGCGGGCTCCGGCGAGCCGTCGATCATCGCGGGCATCACGGCCCGGGTGCTCGCCGAGCACGGCGGCGACCCCGCTCGCACCTACGTCGCGGGCCTCTCGGCGGGCGGGGCCATGGCCGAGGTGATGGCGGCGACCCATCCCCACGTCTACGCGGCGGTCGGCGTGCACTCCGGGCTCGCGTTCGGCTGCGCCCACGACGCGATGTCCGCGTTCAGCGCGATGCGCACCGGCGGCGCTTCGCGGCCGGGTGCCGACGTCCCGCTGATCGTCGTGCACGGGGACGCCGACCGGCTGGTCGCCCCGGTCAACGCGCAGCGGCTGGTCGCGTCGCGCCGGGCGGGCACGCCCACCGCGACACGGGTCGCGGAGCCGGGACGCCGCCCGGCCACGCTCACGGTCGTCCGGGATCCCGCGGGCAGCGTGATCGCCGAGAGCTGGACGGTGCACGGCGGCGGCCACGCGTGGGCCGGCGGTGATCCGGCCGGCACCCACACCGACCCGCAGGGTCCCGACGCCTCCGCCGCGATGGTGGCCTTCTTCCTGGCCCGCGGGCGGTAG
- a CDS encoding MFS transporter encodes MKDEIREPSGSHEPAEYVKQPKKAAASGWIGSALEYYDFFIYAQAAALVFPNIFFAKTDPQVAIVAAFATFGVGYVARPIGAFVLGHLGDTHGRKNMLVLCMMMIGVSTLLVAFLPTYDQVGILAPTLLVILRLIQGFAVGGEISGASAMIIEHAPFGRRGYYGSFTLQGVQAGQVLAAAVFLPLSAAMSPEAFQSWGWRIPFLLSVFVVIAGIIIRRRVNETPAFQEEAAHGELPKAPIVQAVRESGSDMLRVVCMALMNVVPITVNTFGATFATNESYGNGFSTTTYLWISVTGNIVAVILIPFVGSLSDRIGRRPCMIVGALGSGVMGYLYLYAIDSGNTVLAFVSALLMWGVVYQGYNATFPAYYQELFPTRTRVTAFAVSQNLGTLITAFLPAIFALVAPPESNVPLIVGSLCLGIAIIAAVAAYSARETHRLHMNDLGVKGTTPVPKEEYDRIRASA; translated from the coding sequence ATGAAGGACGAGATCAGGGAGCCATCGGGCTCGCACGAACCCGCGGAGTACGTGAAGCAACCGAAGAAGGCGGCGGCGAGCGGCTGGATCGGCAGCGCACTCGAGTACTACGACTTCTTCATCTACGCGCAGGCCGCGGCGCTGGTCTTCCCGAACATCTTCTTCGCGAAGACGGACCCCCAGGTCGCCATCGTCGCGGCGTTCGCGACGTTCGGTGTCGGCTACGTCGCTCGGCCCATCGGCGCCTTCGTGCTCGGGCACCTGGGCGACACGCACGGCCGCAAGAACATGCTCGTGCTCTGCATGATGATGATCGGCGTCTCGACGCTGCTGGTCGCCTTCCTCCCGACCTACGACCAGGTCGGGATCCTCGCCCCGACGCTCCTGGTGATCCTGCGACTGATCCAGGGCTTCGCGGTCGGCGGGGAGATCTCCGGCGCGAGCGCGATGATCATCGAACACGCGCCGTTCGGCAGGCGCGGGTACTACGGCAGCTTCACGCTGCAGGGCGTGCAGGCCGGCCAGGTGCTCGCCGCGGCCGTGTTCCTGCCGCTGTCGGCCGCGATGTCGCCCGAGGCCTTCCAGTCCTGGGGCTGGCGCATCCCGTTCCTGCTCAGCGTGTTCGTCGTCATCGCCGGCATCATCATCCGCCGCCGCGTGAACGAGACGCCCGCGTTCCAGGAGGAGGCCGCCCACGGCGAGCTGCCCAAGGCGCCGATCGTGCAGGCCGTCAGGGAGAGCGGCTCGGACATGCTCCGGGTGGTCTGCATGGCCCTGATGAACGTCGTCCCGATCACCGTGAACACCTTCGGCGCGACGTTCGCCACGAACGAGTCCTACGGCAACGGCTTCTCGACGACCACGTACCTGTGGATCTCCGTGACGGGCAACATCGTCGCGGTGATCCTCATCCCGTTCGTCGGCAGCCTGTCCGACCGGATCGGGCGGCGCCCCTGCATGATCGTCGGGGCGCTGGGTTCGGGCGTCATGGGGTACCTGTACCTCTACGCGATCGACTCGGGGAACACGGTGCTCGCCTTCGTCAGCGCCCTGCTGATGTGGGGTGTCGTGTACCAGGGCTACAACGCCACGTTCCCGGCCTACTACCAGGAGCTGTTCCCGACCCGCACCCGCGTCACGGCCTTCGCCGTCTCGCAGAACCTCGGCACCCTGATCACGGCCTTCCTGCCGGCGATCTTCGCGCTGGTGGCGCCGCCGGAGTCGAACGTCCCGCTCATCGTCGGCAGCCTCTGCCTCGGGATCGCCATCATCGCCGCGGTCGCCGCGTACAGCGCCCGGGAGACGCACCGCCTGCACATGAACGACCTCGGGGTGAAGGGCACGACGCCGGTGCCCAAGGAGGAGTACGACCGCATCCGCGCGTCGGCCTGA
- a CDS encoding MBL fold metallo-hydrolase, with protein MRAAAPEVTEVAPGVHRLALPLGIHGVPTVSAYLLHDDDGDVLVDCGVAAGGAGSGVDDPCGALTVALRAAGSALDRVRRLVVTHAHIDHFGLAGEVVRRSGGELWMHEATQLDIEKYGDPAEAVDRRELMLADHGLFGPELTASSRGLQDWMPVMPSVGWPDRLLVGGERCVAGGREWQVVPTPGHSPGHVCLWSPQDRILCSGDHLLQVVSPPVTFERGFERDPMGSYLESLERVAELEPEVVLPGHGPPFRDGARRARRIASGKRRRLDQVRELVDCRERTAVEITAVFFRGELTGAQRHFAVAEVLADLAWFEARGSMTRTRRPDGVFVWRTADQEVAP; from the coding sequence ATGCGTGCCGCGGCGCCCGAGGTGACCGAGGTGGCGCCGGGCGTGCACCGGCTGGCCCTGCCCCTGGGCATCCACGGCGTCCCCACCGTGAGCGCCTACCTCCTGCACGACGACGACGGCGACGTGCTCGTCGACTGCGGTGTCGCCGCCGGGGGCGCGGGGAGCGGGGTGGACGACCCGTGCGGCGCGCTCACGGTCGCGCTGCGGGCGGCGGGGAGCGCGCTCGACCGCGTCCGGCGCCTCGTCGTCACCCACGCCCACATCGACCACTTCGGCCTCGCGGGCGAGGTGGTGCGCCGCAGCGGCGGCGAGCTGTGGATGCACGAGGCGACCCAGCTCGACATCGAGAAGTACGGGGACCCGGCGGAGGCGGTGGACCGCCGCGAGCTGATGCTGGCCGACCACGGGCTCTTCGGCCCGGAGCTCACGGCGAGCTCCCGGGGCCTGCAGGACTGGATGCCGGTGATGCCGTCGGTCGGGTGGCCGGACCGGCTGCTCGTGGGCGGCGAGCGGTGCGTCGCGGGCGGACGGGAGTGGCAGGTGGTCCCGACCCCGGGGCACTCGCCGGGACACGTCTGCCTGTGGTCGCCGCAGGACCGCATCCTGTGCTCGGGCGACCACCTGCTCCAGGTCGTGTCGCCGCCCGTCACCTTCGAGCGCGGCTTCGAGCGCGATCCGATGGGGTCCTACCTGGAGTCGCTGGAGCGCGTCGCGGAGCTGGAGCCCGAGGTCGTGCTACCCGGGCACGGACCGCCGTTCCGCGACGGCGCACGGCGGGCGCGCAGGATCGCGAGCGGCAAGCGGCGACGGCTCGACCAGGTGCGGGAGCTGGTGGACTGCCGGGAGCGCACCGCCGTCGAGATCACCGCGGTGTTCTTCCGCGGCGAGCTCACCGGAGCGCAGCGGCACTTCGCCGTGGCCGAGGTCCTCGCCGACCTGGCCTGGTTCGAGGCGCGGGGGTCGATGACGAGGACGCGGCGCCCGGACGGGGTGTTCGTGTGGCGGACGGCCGACCAGGAGGTCGCACCATGA
- the sucB gene encoding 2-oxoglutarate dehydrogenase, E2 component, dihydrolipoamide succinyltransferase, with protein sequence MSDEWVVAMPKLGETVTEGEITNWFKAAGDEVAFDDPLFEVSTDKVDSEIPSPYDGVVVEILVDSGATVPVGTPLVRIGPPGSTPAPQGRHAGVDAPAAATPATAAAGGGSLSDPANPRTGGSEAMPALEDPAGSAAAGEVHDITMPKLGETVTEGTIGGWLKQAGDTVAFDDPLFEVSTDKVDSEIPSPYDGVLLEILVPAGETVPVGTPLARIGAAAAAGGGSPSGGDSAVSGSGPAAVGAPTEPGGAPSGGTPAAGTNGSGPPASEGRMLSPLVRRLVDEAGLDVSTITGTGAGGRIRREDVERAVASGGGRAAPAPAAPVPTAPAPAAPAPTAPAPTAPAAAPAAVAAPSGPADPRDEVVPLSKMRLAVAAGMKASQTIAASVWTSVEVDFENVEQVRRTHKDRFKKETGSSLSYLPFISRAVVDALRAYPTVNSSIDIEARTMTLHPYVNLGIAVDLDQQGLVVPVLKGADGLNMRGIAQGITAMAAAARNKKLGMADMQGSTFTITNPGPFASWVSAPIINQPNTGILCTDGVKRRPVAVGDMIAIHPTGIIGLVYDHRAFDGSTASLFLMHIRDSLEQRDWAAEVG encoded by the coding sequence ATGAGCGACGAGTGGGTCGTGGCCATGCCCAAGCTGGGCGAGACGGTCACCGAGGGCGAGATCACCAACTGGTTCAAGGCGGCCGGGGACGAGGTCGCGTTCGACGACCCGCTGTTCGAGGTGTCCACCGACAAGGTCGACTCCGAGATCCCCAGCCCCTACGACGGGGTGGTCGTCGAGATCCTCGTCGACTCCGGCGCGACCGTCCCGGTCGGCACCCCGCTGGTGCGGATCGGCCCGCCCGGCTCCACGCCGGCGCCGCAGGGACGGCACGCGGGCGTCGACGCGCCCGCGGCCGCCACGCCGGCGACCGCCGCGGCCGGTGGAGGATCGCTGAGCGACCCGGCCAACCCGCGGACGGGAGGCTCCGAGGCCATGCCCGCCCTGGAGGACCCGGCCGGTTCCGCGGCCGCCGGCGAGGTCCACGACATCACCATGCCCAAGCTGGGCGAGACCGTCACCGAGGGCACGATCGGCGGCTGGCTCAAGCAGGCGGGCGACACGGTCGCCTTCGACGACCCGCTGTTCGAGGTGTCCACCGACAAGGTCGACTCGGAGATCCCGAGCCCCTACGACGGCGTGCTGCTCGAGATCCTGGTGCCCGCGGGGGAGACCGTCCCCGTCGGCACGCCGCTCGCCCGCATCGGCGCGGCGGCCGCCGCGGGAGGCGGGTCGCCGTCCGGCGGCGACAGCGCCGTCAGCGGGTCGGGCCCGGCCGCGGTCGGGGCGCCCACCGAGCCGGGCGGGGCACCGAGCGGGGGGACCCCGGCGGCCGGCACCAACGGGTCGGGCCCGCCCGCGAGCGAGGGGCGCATGCTCTCGCCGCTGGTGCGGCGGCTGGTCGACGAGGCGGGGCTCGACGTCTCCACGATCACGGGCACCGGTGCGGGCGGCCGGATCCGGCGTGAGGACGTGGAGCGGGCGGTGGCGAGCGGCGGCGGTCGTGCGGCTCCTGCCCCGGCGGCTCCTGTCCCGACCGCTCCGGCCCCGGCGGCTCCTGCCCCGACCGCTCCTGCCCCGACCGCTCCGGCGGCGGCCCCGGCAGCCGTCGCCGCGCCCTCGGGTCCCGCGGACCCCCGCGACGAGGTCGTGCCGCTCTCGAAGATGCGGCTCGCCGTCGCGGCGGGGATGAAGGCGTCGCAGACGATCGCGGCCTCCGTCTGGACGTCGGTGGAGGTGGACTTCGAGAACGTCGAGCAGGTGCGGAGGACGCACAAGGACCGGTTCAAGAAGGAGACCGGGTCGTCGCTGTCGTACCTGCCGTTCATCTCCCGCGCCGTGGTCGACGCCCTGCGCGCGTACCCGACGGTCAACTCCTCGATCGACATCGAGGCGCGGACGATGACGCTGCACCCCTACGTCAACCTCGGCATCGCGGTCGACCTGGACCAGCAGGGCCTCGTCGTCCCCGTGCTGAAGGGAGCCGACGGGCTGAACATGCGCGGCATCGCCCAGGGCATCACGGCGATGGCGGCGGCGGCGCGGAACAAGAAGCTCGGCATGGCGGACATGCAGGGCTCGACGTTCACGATCACCAACCCCGGCCCGTTCGCGAGCTGGGTGTCGGCGCCGATCATCAACCAGCCCAACACCGGCATCCTGTGCACCGACGGGGTGAAGCGGCGGCCGGTGGCCGTCGGGGACATGATCGCGATCCACCCGACCGGGATCATCGGGCTGGTCTACGACCACCGCGCCTTCGACGGCTCCACGGCGTCGCTGTTCCTGATGCACATCCGCGACTCCCTCGAGCAGCGCGACTGGGCGGCGGAGGTCGGGTGA
- a CDS encoding CopG family transcriptional regulator, which produces MAEVDRTEKITINLGPVDLGQIDLLVDEGFYTNRTDFIRTAIRRQLEVTAVAVSDTVARRTLVLGSQHVTRRELEELRDTGRTIELRVLGLATIADDVDPELALATIVRVEVLGAFRAPRAVKAALATRTT; this is translated from the coding sequence ATGGCCGAGGTGGACAGGACCGAGAAGATCACCATCAACCTCGGTCCGGTCGACCTCGGCCAGATCGACCTGCTGGTCGACGAGGGCTTCTACACCAACCGCACCGACTTCATCCGCACGGCGATCCGGCGTCAGCTCGAGGTGACCGCGGTCGCCGTGTCGGACACGGTGGCGCGGCGGACCCTCGTGCTCGGCTCGCAGCACGTCACGCGCCGCGAGCTGGAGGAGCTCCGGGACACCGGCCGCACCATCGAGCTCCGGGTGCTGGGGCTCGCCACCATCGCCGACGACGTCGATCCCGAGCTCGCGCTCGCGACCATCGTCCGGGTGGAGGTCCTCGGGGCCTTCCGCGCGCCGCGGGCCGTCAAGGCCGCGCTGGCCACCCGCACCACCTGA